The following are encoded together in the Pseudoalteromonas shioyasakiensis genome:
- the cysC gene encoding adenylyl-sulfate kinase, whose translation MDENIVWHNYAISKSQRSEQKKHKPAILWFTGFSGSGKSTVANALESALNQLGVHTYLLDGDNVRHGLCKDLGFTDEDRVENIRRVGETAKLMVDAGLVVLTAFISPFQSERDMVRNLVDDGEFIEVFLDTPLDVCETRDPKGLYKKARAGEIKHFTGIDSDYQIPTSPEIKIDTSKNTLDQSVQELVAYLKQQQIIG comes from the coding sequence ATGGATGAAAATATCGTTTGGCATAATTACGCCATTAGCAAATCACAGCGTAGTGAGCAAAAAAAGCATAAGCCTGCCATTCTATGGTTCACTGGTTTTTCAGGTTCAGGCAAAAGCACAGTTGCGAACGCACTAGAAAGCGCATTAAATCAATTAGGCGTTCACACCTATCTACTCGATGGTGACAATGTGCGTCATGGCTTGTGTAAAGATCTTGGCTTTACAGATGAAGACCGCGTGGAAAATATTCGCCGCGTTGGTGAAACTGCAAAGCTAATGGTCGATGCCGGTCTTGTGGTATTAACCGCATTTATTTCGCCATTCCAAAGCGAACGCGATATGGTAAGAAACTTAGTAGACGATGGTGAGTTTATTGAGGTATTTTTAGATACACCACTCGACGTGTGTGAAACACGCGACCCTAAAGGGCTTTATAAAAAAGCGCGAGCAGGTGAAATTAAGCACTTCACTGGTATCGACTCTGACTATCAAATCCCTACATCGCCAGAAATTAAAATCGATACTAGCAAAAACACCCTAGACCAATCGGTGCAAGAGCTGGTAGCGTATTTAAAACAACAGCAAATTATAGGTTAA
- a CDS encoding aromatic amino acid transport family protein, giving the protein MNTHQDAMPYDASTTSSNSKWNLHDTQWVLSLFGTAVGAGILFLPINIGIGGFWPLIIMACLAFPMTYLAHRGLARFVLSSKKPEADFTDVVEEHFGINAGRLISLLYFLSIFPILLIYGVGLTNTVDSFIINQLGMESPPRVLLSGVLVGGMISLMLGGEALMLRAFAILVYPLVAILFFLSIYLIPSWQMPDVTVPEFSGFMKTLWLSIPIIVFSFSHAAAISSFVHVQRAHYGNNAKMKSEAILKRTSLLLIVFVLLFVFSCVLSLSTEQMVQAKADNVSILSFLANITDNSFIATLGPLVAFIAITSSFLGHFLGARESFNGLVSKQAHMNPKLVDKIGTVIMFFAIWFCSVINPSILDMMDQLSGPIIAMILFIMPMIAVYKVPSLHKYRNRLSTLFVLTVGSLAVFALIYSMIK; this is encoded by the coding sequence ATGAACACACATCAAGATGCTATGCCGTATGATGCATCGACAACAAGTAGTAACTCAAAATGGAACCTTCATGACACCCAATGGGTATTAAGTTTATTTGGCACCGCAGTCGGTGCAGGGATCTTATTCTTACCAATTAATATCGGTATCGGCGGATTTTGGCCTTTGATTATCATGGCATGCCTTGCCTTTCCGATGACCTACTTAGCTCACAGAGGCTTAGCCCGATTTGTTTTATCATCAAAAAAACCGGAAGCGGACTTTACCGATGTTGTAGAAGAACACTTTGGCATTAACGCCGGGCGCTTAATCTCTTTACTGTATTTTCTCTCTATCTTCCCTATCTTACTTATTTATGGTGTTGGCTTAACCAATACTGTTGATAGCTTTATTATTAATCAATTAGGCATGGAATCACCACCTCGCGTGCTTTTATCTGGTGTACTCGTTGGCGGTATGATCAGCTTAATGCTTGGTGGCGAAGCATTGATGTTACGTGCCTTTGCAATCCTTGTTTATCCCCTTGTCGCCATCTTGTTTTTCTTATCGATTTACTTGATCCCAAGCTGGCAAATGCCAGATGTAACAGTGCCTGAGTTTTCTGGCTTCATGAAAACACTTTGGTTATCAATACCTATCATCGTATTCTCATTTAGTCATGCAGCAGCAATATCAAGCTTTGTCCATGTACAGCGTGCACACTATGGCAACAATGCTAAAATGAAGTCAGAAGCAATTCTGAAGCGTACCAGCCTACTATTAATCGTGTTTGTTTTACTGTTTGTTTTCTCGTGTGTGCTGTCACTATCTACTGAGCAAATGGTACAAGCAAAAGCAGATAACGTGTCTATCTTGTCATTCCTTGCCAATATCACTGATAACTCCTTTATTGCTACTTTGGGACCATTAGTGGCCTTTATCGCGATTACGTCTTCATTCTTAGGTCACTTCTTAGGTGCCCGTGAAAGCTTCAATGGTCTTGTCAGTAAGCAAGCACATATGAACCCTAAGCTCGTTGATAAGATTGGCACTGTTATCATGTTCTTCGCTATTTGGTTTTGCTCAGTGATCAACCCAAGTATTTTAGACATGATGGATCAGCTATCAGGCCCTATCATTGCCATGATCCTTTTCATTATGCCGATGATTGCCGTATATAAAGTACCTAGCTTACACAAATACAGAAACCGCTTAAGCACACTGTTTGTATTAACAGTTGGCTCTCTAGCCGTATTTGCGCTTATCTACAGCATGATTAAGTAA
- the cysQ gene encoding 3'(2'),5'-bisphosphate nucleotidase CysQ encodes MNQTELLEEILLLARQAGSAIMGIYEKDFNVEYKADESPVTDADLAAHKVIVNGLQHLTPDVPILSEESADISWDIRQTWHRYWLVDPIDGTKEFIKKNGEFTVNIALIEKGKPVLAVVDAPALGVSYIAAEAIGAFKDKGDERIELKVTRKPNKGLIRVVGSRSHPSPDLAEFVKQFEDVEMVSKGSSLKLCLVAEGSADIYPRLGPTCEWDTGAGHAIAEIAGATVSKLDGSPLLYNSKEEYLNPYFVVSALQN; translated from the coding sequence ATGAATCAAACGGAACTGCTAGAAGAAATCTTACTCCTCGCACGCCAAGCCGGTAGTGCAATAATGGGGATTTACGAAAAGGACTTTAATGTTGAGTACAAAGCTGATGAAAGCCCAGTGACCGACGCCGACCTAGCAGCTCACAAAGTGATTGTGAATGGCTTACAACATCTTACTCCAGATGTACCAATTCTAAGCGAAGAAAGCGCTGATATTAGCTGGGATATTCGTCAAACTTGGCACCGCTACTGGTTAGTAGACCCAATTGATGGCACCAAAGAGTTCATTAAAAAGAATGGCGAATTCACCGTGAACATTGCCTTGATTGAAAAAGGTAAACCGGTATTAGCTGTTGTCGATGCACCGGCATTAGGTGTGTCGTATATTGCCGCAGAAGCAATTGGTGCCTTTAAAGATAAAGGTGATGAGCGCATTGAACTTAAGGTAACCCGTAAGCCAAATAAAGGGCTTATCCGTGTTGTCGGCAGCCGTTCACACCCTTCTCCTGATTTAGCTGAATTCGTAAAACAGTTTGAAGATGTAGAAATGGTTTCAAAGGGCAGCTCACTAAAACTTTGTCTGGTTGCCGAAGGGAGTGCAGATATATACCCGCGCCTTGGCCCAACCTGTGAGTGGGATACCGGAGCAGGTCATGCGATTGCCGAAATAGCAGGCGCAACGGTTAGCAAACTCGATGGCAGCCCACTACTTTATAACAGTAAAGAAGAGTATCTGAATCCGTATTTTGTCGTATCGGCATTACAGAACTAA